TCCAGAAGGTTTCACTCCTAACTTCGGTGGTAATATAACCGACACATCCTTGACCATAGGTACTAAGGGTCAATTCAATGAAGGTTTTGCTAAGGGCGTGTATTGGGACGTGAGCGGCTCTGTAGGTCGCAGTGAATCTCAATTCTTTATTTATAATACCTTGAATGCATCCTTAGGTCCGGATACACCTCGCGACTTCTCGCCTGGTAAATATATCCAATTGGAAAAGAGCTTTAACTTTGATGCTGTGAAGCAAATTGATGCAGGCCTCTATGGTGATGTTAACTTAGCTGGTGGTTTAGAATGGCGTGAAGAGTCCTTTGAAATCATCGCTGGCGATGAAGCTTCATTTACCAATGGGCCTTTGTTCTCGCAGGGCTTTAGTGTTGGTTCAAATGGTTTCCCTGGATTTAAACCTTCAGATCAAGGTGTATCCACTCGTCGCAATGCTGCAATCTATGTGGATGCGGAAGTACCTTTCACTGAAGCCTTCCTAATGGGGTATGCACTTCGATATGAAGATTATGACACCTTTGGCTCGACTGCTAACTACAAGATCTCTGCACAATTCCATGCCACTGACGATTTATCCTTCCGTGGTTCTGTTAGTACTGGATTCCGTGCACCTACGGTAGGTCAAGCCAATGTTAGTAACGTACAAACTAACTTGAGTAGTGGTGTGTTGGTTGATTCAGCGCTATTGCCACCCACTAACCCTATTGCCGTTCAATTAGGTGGTACCGAGCTTGAGCCAGAAGAGTCACAAAGTTTCACTTTAGGTGCGATTTATGAAGTGGGTCAAGTGTTCATCACCTTGGATTACTATAATATCCAAGTAGAAGATCGCATCAGCCAATCTGAGAAAATCAATTTATCCGATGCTGATAAAGAAGTATTGAAAAATGCAGGTGTACCAAATGTAGATGGTTTGGCACAGGTTAGTTTCTTTACTAACGATTTTGATACCACTACTCAAGGTATTGACGTGGTTGCCAACTATACAACTGACTTGTTTGACGGTAGTTCGTTATTCAGTTTAGCCTATAACTGGAATGAAACTGAAGTTGATAGATTCTCTGACATCACTGGTGAGTTTAAAGTTAAACGTATTGAAGAAGATTTACCAAATCACAGAGCTACGTTAACTTGGTCACAGTCTTATGACTCCTTCTCAATGTTTACCCGTGTAAATTACTATGGTGAATATCAAGGTGTGCATGTTGACTATGATGCAACAGCTATCACTGCTGACGCCGCTGTTACGGTAGATTTTGAAGCGAGTTACTTCGTTAATGAATCTTTCACCTTAAGTGCAGGTGCGCAAAATATCTTTGATCAAGATGCTGAAAAAATTAACATTCCAGCAGATCAAGGTATCCCAAATAATAATTGGGGTGGTATTTACTACGAGACATCTCCTATGGGATTCAACGGTGGTTTTTACTACGTAAAAGCAACGTATAACTTTTAATCGTTAACGTTCTGAAAAAGCCTTGTCATTGACAAGGCTTTTTATTTTCTGGGCGTTCACTTATCAATAGGATTACTTGAGTTTGGCAATAGACAATATCAATCAAGGATTTGCACATCTTCAGCAACATCACTTGTCCCAAGCCAACGCATGTTTTATGCAAGTCATTAAACAGGATCACAGCAATGGCATGGCACTGTGGGGTTTGGCAAAAATCGCCTTTTTGACTTTTCAATATGACAAATCCATAGGGCTATACCAACAAGCATGCCAACAGCTTGCTGAGCACTGCGCACCATTATTAGAACTAGCCGAGGCGTTTAATCAAGTGCATGCACAAACCGATGCACTAACGGTACTTGAATATGCAATAAAAACGTTTCCAAAAGATGAACTTGTGCGAAGTCATCTTGCCCAACAGCATATTCAAATGGGCAAACTCGCTGAGGCTGAGCAGGGATTACGTCAGTTATTACACAGTGAGAATCCAATTGTCAGAGGTTATGCTTGGTTGGATTTATGCCGAGTTAAAAATGCCAACATGGCAGCAACCGATGTGACAAAACTAATCAAAGAGCAACAATTAGCGCCTGTAAATAGTCAGCAAAAGATGTTACTGGACTATGCCTTAGGGAATGTATTTGATCAGCAGAAAGACTATAGCCGAGCAGCCGTCCACTTAAAACGTGCCAATAAATTCCAAAAAAGTTTATGTGATTTTAGTACCTGCGAAATGGAGCCTTTGTTTAACGCTATTGTTCAGTCTTATCAGCCCTGCAGGGGTAATGATGAGACCCAAGCCCAGCCCGATAAAATAACTCCGGTGTTTATCCTTGGGTTACCAAGAACGGGTTCGACATTGTTAGAGCAAATGCTCTGCCAGCATAGCGATATCGCCACTGTCGGCGAACAAACCTACTTGAGTGATTTTGTGGTGCCTTTTATTGAGAGCCAGGCTAAGCAACCTTTTCCGATGTTTGCCCAGTCGGTATCGAGTGAAACGTTGAAACTTGCTGCACAGCGTTATTTAGACGTGGTGTCAACAAATCTTAAACAAGGTTTCATTATTAATAAGTTACCCGCAAATTTTCAGCATGTGGGTTTGATTTTACAACTATTTCCGAATGCGAAAATTATTGATATTCGCCGTGATATTGAAGATGTCGCCCTGTCTGTGTTTAAGAATCATTTCGCTGAAAATGAGCCCTATTTTTGTGATGTAAGTGAATTTAATTTATACGCTAAGATGTACCACAATATGATGGAAAAATGGCAGGAGATCTTCCCTAATAAGATCTTTACACC
Above is a window of Aliiglaciecola sp. LCG003 DNA encoding:
- a CDS encoding TonB-dependent receptor encodes the protein MKKNISKLSGSIRAVLLGSAVATVAFNGAVSAQESADQKNANVEKIAVVGSRAAPRSIGDSPVPIDIIGSEELGKTGSSDMLEILKGTVPSLNVHTNPISDAATLVRPANLRGLSADSTLILLNGKRRHRSSVIAFLGGGINDGAQGPDISVIPSIALKQVEVLRDGAAAQYGSDAIAGVMNFVLKDDSEGGSLQVRHGEYYEGDGTTTEISGNVGLPFTKDGFANLSFQYKNSDATSRSTQRPDAAAFADAGLNVADPAQIWGSPEVNDDITIFANVGLDLGDDKEFYMFGNYSERDVRGGFYYRNPTTRPGVYGGIVRNVDGSASYRPGDDNPDGQAAWDAAPATILVGSLDGLEQQLNCPVVEIGENGLPDSTALGSLTAANCFAFNQNIPEGFTPNFGGNITDTSLTIGTKGQFNEGFAKGVYWDVSGSVGRSESQFFIYNTLNASLGPDTPRDFSPGKYIQLEKSFNFDAVKQIDAGLYGDVNLAGGLEWREESFEIIAGDEASFTNGPLFSQGFSVGSNGFPGFKPSDQGVSTRRNAAIYVDAEVPFTEAFLMGYALRYEDYDTFGSTANYKISAQFHATDDLSFRGSVSTGFRAPTVGQANVSNVQTNLSSGVLVDSALLPPTNPIAVQLGGTELEPEESQSFTLGAIYEVGQVFITLDYYNIQVEDRISQSEKINLSDADKEVLKNAGVPNVDGLAQVSFFTNDFDTTTQGIDVVANYTTDLFDGSSLFSLAYNWNETEVDRFSDITGEFKVKRIEEDLPNHRATLTWSQSYDSFSMFTRVNYYGEYQGVHVDYDATAITADAAVTVDFEASYFVNESFTLSAGAQNIFDQDAEKINIPADQGIPNNNWGGIYYETSPMGFNGGFYYVKATYNF
- a CDS encoding tetratricopeptide repeat-containing sulfotransferase family protein, whose translation is MAIDNINQGFAHLQQHHLSQANACFMQVIKQDHSNGMALWGLAKIAFLTFQYDKSIGLYQQACQQLAEHCAPLLELAEAFNQVHAQTDALTVLEYAIKTFPKDELVRSHLAQQHIQMGKLAEAEQGLRQLLHSENPIVRGYAWLDLCRVKNANMAATDVTKLIKEQQLAPVNSQQKMLLDYALGNVFDQQKDYSRAAVHLKRANKFQKSLCDFSTCEMEPLFNAIVQSYQPCRGNDETQAQPDKITPVFILGLPRTGSTLLEQMLCQHSDIATVGEQTYLSDFVVPFIESQAKQPFPMFAQSVSSETLKLAAQRYLDVVSTNLKQGFIINKLPANFQHVGLILQLFPNAKIIDIRRDIEDVALSVFKNHFAENEPYFCDVSEFNLYAKMYHNMMEKWQEIFPNKIFTPSYEQLVTQPEKSVRACLEYLGLAWQPECLSSHNNTTAAVKTLSAVQVREPINAQSIGCWRNYGTLLGY